One Castanea sativa cultivar Marrone di Chiusa Pesio chromosome 4, ASM4071231v1 DNA window includes the following coding sequences:
- the LOC142632149 gene encoding uncharacterized protein LOC142632149 isoform X2, with protein MQWRWKERECPSGRIYVVVQESQYTGNLKLISAIISLKFMLIIIHSQLKVYFSMLAILQFPIRGSPLRYIGNLSEEMWNVGLQIQRLSLSEPYVPLGNLRASHWFAQNGLRLLMEFVSENPSCLKNFQMSSAPVLLKAIGCLFLKDFHSGIYWYLLHLANW; from the exons GGAGATGGAAGGAGCGAGAGTGTCCCAGTGGTAGAATATATGTTGTAGTACAAGAATCACAATATACAGGGAATCTTAAATTGATCAGTGCAATTATTTCATTAAAGTTT ATGCTGATTATCATTCATTCCCAATTAAAGGTGTACTTCAGCATGTTAGCTATCCTTCAGTTCCCAATTAGAG GTTCACCATTGAGGTATATTGGGAACTTATCGGAAGAAATGTGGAATGTAGGACTACAAATTCAAAGATTGTCACTAAGTGAACCATATGTCCCACTTGGCAATTTAAGAGCTAGCCACTG GTTTGCACAAAATGGTTTAAGATTGCTCATGGAGTTTGTTTCTGAAAACCCAAGTTGTCTTAAAAACTTTCAAATGTCTTCAGCTCCTGTCCTCTTGAAAGCTATTGGCTGCCTTTTTCTGAAGGACTTTCACTCTGGCATTTACTGGTATCTCCTTCATTTAGCAAACTGGTGA
- the LOC142632149 gene encoding uncharacterized protein LOC142632149 isoform X1, with protein MQWRWKERECPSGRIYVVVQESQYTGNLKLISAIISLKFMLIIIHSQLKVYFSMLAILQFPIRGSPLRYIGNLSEEMWNVGLQIQRLSLSEPYVPLGNLRASHWSRRFAQNGLRLLMEFVSENPSCLKNFQMSSAPVLLKAIGCLFLKDFHSGIYWYLLHLANW; from the exons GGAGATGGAAGGAGCGAGAGTGTCCCAGTGGTAGAATATATGTTGTAGTACAAGAATCACAATATACAGGGAATCTTAAATTGATCAGTGCAATTATTTCATTAAAGTTT ATGCTGATTATCATTCATTCCCAATTAAAGGTGTACTTCAGCATGTTAGCTATCCTTCAGTTCCCAATTAGAG GTTCACCATTGAGGTATATTGGGAACTTATCGGAAGAAATGTGGAATGTAGGACTACAAATTCAAAGATTGTCACTAAGTGAACCATATGTCCCACTTGGCAATTTAAGAGCTAGCCACTG GTCACGTAGGTTTGCACAAAATGGTTTAAGATTGCTCATGGAGTTTGTTTCTGAAAACCCAAGTTGTCTTAAAAACTTTCAAATGTCTTCAGCTCCTGTCCTCTTGAAAGCTATTGGCTGCCTTTTTCTGAAGGACTTTCACTCTGGCATTTACTGGTATCTCCTTCATTTAGCAAACTGGTGA